A genomic region of Fluviispira vulneris contains the following coding sequences:
- a CDS encoding CHAP domain-containing protein — protein sequence MKLLHIVTLFVFISTQFKAFSHSFEVPRFEATSPNCTVDCVVPFGDFIGSSREVKAYSNCNSSCIYKNATEGITFLAKDTGLSSDVWIGIPWQCVEYARRWVLQNQNIVIHSVDSAFEIWNQNETKDLLNNKNLYFDNFVNGNSTPPAEGDILIYGKSSELHYGHVAIIVNVDLENLFVDIAEENYQNKKWENTNLYSRRVILNHENNTYYITDLSYETKEKYFKNDDVNIIGWKRLIKNI from the coding sequence ATGAAATTATTGCATATTGTTACATTATTCGTTTTTATTTCCACTCAATTTAAGGCTTTTTCTCATTCATTTGAAGTACCTCGCTTCGAAGCGACATCCCCTAACTGCACTGTCGATTGTGTTGTCCCATTTGGGGATTTCATAGGTAGCAGTAGAGAAGTTAAAGCCTATTCAAACTGTAATTCATCTTGCATATATAAAAATGCTACGGAAGGTATTACTTTTTTAGCTAAAGATACTGGCCTTTCTAGTGATGTTTGGATTGGCATACCGTGGCAGTGTGTTGAGTATGCTAGAAGATGGGTTCTACAAAACCAAAATATTGTTATTCATTCTGTGGACTCAGCCTTTGAAATATGGAATCAAAATGAAACTAAGGATTTATTGAATAATAAAAATTTATACTTTGATAACTTTGTCAACGGCAATTCAACTCCCCCAGCTGAAGGTGATATATTAATCTATGGAAAGAGTTCCGAGCTCCACTATGGACATGTTGCTATCATAGTCAACGTAGACCTTGAGAATTTATTTGTAGACATAGCCGAAGAAAATTATCAAAACAAAAAATGGGAAAACACAAATCTCTATTCACGTAGAGTAATACTAAATCATGAAAACAATACGTATTATATAACAGACTTAAGCTATGAAACAAAAGAAAAGTATTTTAAAAATGATGACGTTAATATTATTGGCTGGAAACGATTAATAAAGAATATTTGA
- a CDS encoding lipocalin-like domain-containing protein, which produces MEKNIVGTWILKKFQIKNNDGIRDWRSNSHGTLIYTSDGYVSVNINSDFKNNDEYMDSILSYSGKYKMTENKIIHTVTNASLFERIGKIMERDYLIDGNILTLIGKGDFGEAILQWERVAN; this is translated from the coding sequence ATGGAAAAAAATATAGTTGGAACCTGGATTCTTAAAAAATTTCAAATAAAAAATAACGACGGTATTAGAGATTGGCGATCAAACTCTCATGGCACACTTATATATACATCAGATGGATATGTAAGTGTTAATATTAATTCTGATTTTAAAAATAATGATGAATATATGGATTCAATTTTAAGTTATTCAGGTAAATATAAAATGACTGAAAACAAAATTATACACACTGTCACCAATGCAAGTTTATTCGAAAGAATTGGAAAAATAATGGAGAGAGATTATTTAATAGATGGAAATATTCTTACTTTAATTGGAAAAGGTGATTTTGGAGAAGCTATTTTACAATGGGAAAGAGTTGCAAATTGA
- a CDS encoding sensor histidine kinase, producing MKKRKISYSFEKKTLSPLLWIWVISFLTLVLLSISIIFREVNEEIKIEYARLEAILPLITKSLIGEILLENKGEFNLIKNYLRAAYNLDDIILSSGIDSCKNKSIYFFKSVQLCTSVELPYLKEKKFLSLYRQFNNPINKILVNILLFSFLPLFLLCAISYYVLRASLYRNIIMPIKKLEVQIIDRVEEYLKSSNDIKFNRPKIDTSFELEKFIELLCTTAERLKETQKILIKQAQNETLTKISTQVAHDICSPLTVLKIILKRITTIPENDLLLVQNSIERIDNIASNLLNKFKENLYLEKLPNSKEILPIHIDQIISEKKQQYFNYNICFNLSLEKETYLLFTEVNITQFQSILSNLINNAVEAIEREGIINISLSFELGKLILTIIDNGCGMDELILKKAQLGGFTTKSNGHGIGLASSIDILRNWGADFGMTSKPKKGTKVVIKFATCPPPFWYPGKMKIEKETIICIFNDDLIYNSNFRKSINFQLKTSQPKKIIFIRDIIEFIDFYNFYYSRNNIIFFIDYAIKKSVKTGIEIIEEYNISHNSILITNSYSQPEILNKCQKLNIKIIPKDSVFYIANKILISSCL from the coding sequence ATGAAAAAAAGAAAAATTAGCTATTCTTTTGAAAAAAAAACCTTATCTCCTCTCCTTTGGATTTGGGTTATTTCATTTTTAACATTAGTATTATTATCTATATCAATTATTTTTAGAGAAGTGAATGAAGAAATTAAGATTGAGTATGCACGATTAGAAGCAATTTTACCTTTAATTACAAAATCACTAATTGGTGAAATATTACTTGAAAACAAAGGTGAGTTTAATTTAATAAAAAATTATTTAAGAGCAGCATATAATTTAGACGATATTATATTATCTAGTGGCATAGATAGTTGTAAAAATAAATCCATTTATTTTTTTAAATCAGTACAATTATGTACTTCGGTTGAATTACCATATTTAAAAGAAAAAAAATTTCTTTCTCTATATAGACAATTCAATAATCCTATAAACAAAATATTGGTAAATATTTTATTGTTTTCTTTTCTTCCATTATTTTTATTATGCGCTATTTCATATTATGTTTTAAGAGCTTCATTGTATAGAAATATAATAATGCCAATTAAAAAATTAGAAGTTCAAATTATAGACAGAGTAGAAGAATATTTAAAGAGCAGTAATGATATTAAATTTAATAGGCCAAAAATAGATACATCTTTTGAATTAGAGAAATTTATAGAATTACTTTGTACGACAGCAGAAAGATTGAAGGAAACACAAAAAATTCTTATTAAACAAGCCCAAAATGAAACTCTTACAAAAATATCTACTCAAGTAGCTCATGATATTTGTTCACCATTAACAGTTTTAAAGATAATTCTAAAAAGAATTACAACAATTCCTGAAAATGATCTGCTATTAGTACAAAACTCAATTGAGAGAATAGATAATATCGCCAGTAATCTACTAAATAAATTCAAAGAAAATTTATATTTAGAGAAATTGCCAAATTCAAAAGAAATCCTTCCTATTCATATAGATCAAATTATTTCTGAAAAAAAACAACAATATTTTAATTACAATATCTGTTTTAATTTATCCTTAGAAAAAGAAACTTATTTATTATTTACAGAAGTAAACATCACTCAATTTCAATCTATATTATCAAATTTAATAAACAATGCAGTTGAAGCGATTGAAAGGGAAGGAATTATTAATATATCTCTTTCTTTTGAATTAGGTAAATTAATATTAACTATCATTGATAATGGCTGTGGAATGGATGAGCTCATATTAAAAAAGGCTCAGCTAGGAGGATTCACTACAAAAAGTAATGGGCATGGCATAGGCCTTGCAAGTTCAATAGATATTTTAAGAAATTGGGGAGCAGATTTTGGCATGACTTCTAAACCCAAAAAAGGCACTAAAGTTGTTATTAAATTTGCAACATGCCCTCCACCTTTTTGGTACCCTGGAAAAATGAAAATCGAAAAAGAAACTATTATTTGTATTTTTAATGATGATTTAATTTATAATAGTAATTTTAGAAAAAGCATAAACTTCCAATTAAAAACCTCTCAGCCTAAAAAAATAATTTTCATAAGAGATATTATTGAATTTATTGATTTTTATAATTTTTATTACTCACGAAATAATATTATATTTTTTATTGATTATGCCATTAAAAAATCTGTAAAAACAGGAATAGAAATAATTGAGGAATATAATATTTCTCATAACTCAATTCTTATTACGAATTCTTATAGTCAGCCAGAAATTTTGAATAAGTGCCAAAAGTTAAACATTAAAATAATACCAAAAGATTCTGTTTTTTACATCGCAAATAAAATTTTGATTTCATCCTGCTTGTGA
- the metK gene encoding methionine adenosyltransferase produces the protein MFQRSLFLTSSSSPEITYFTSESVSEGHPDKVADQISDGILDELLTFDPKARVACEALCKTGLVVIAGEITLNTETVHSNEKKLSRKMQSYSDIARNVIKKIGYDDPNNGFEYRSCGVIVSIDQQSPDIAQGVNEGEGLHKEQGAGDQGMMFGYATNETPEYMPATLQYAHSVLRNLSKARKEGSVNWLRPDAKSQVTVEYHNGKMKRIDTVVVSTMHADGVSQETIRNFVIENIIKKTIPSNLLDSNTKYHINPTGKFVIGGPQGDCGLTGRKIIVDTYGGHGAHGGGAFSGKDPSKVDRSAAYMGRYIAKNIVAAGLAERALVQIAYAIGVAQPVSVNVNTYGTEKVERAKIENAVRKVFDMTPSGIVKTFDLLNPQNNNFTYHETASYGHFGRNHFPWEKLNKIDDLKHCV, from the coding sequence ATGTTTCAACGCTCGCTTTTCTTGACCTCTTCTTCTTCACCAGAAATTACATATTTTACTTCTGAAAGTGTCAGCGAAGGACATCCAGATAAAGTTGCCGATCAAATATCTGACGGGATTCTTGATGAATTATTGACCTTCGACCCTAAAGCTCGAGTCGCATGTGAAGCCTTGTGCAAAACAGGACTCGTCGTTATTGCAGGTGAGATCACATTAAATACGGAAACTGTCCACAGTAACGAGAAAAAACTCTCACGTAAAATGCAAAGTTATTCTGATATAGCACGTAATGTTATTAAGAAAATCGGCTATGACGACCCTAATAATGGTTTTGAATATAGAAGCTGTGGTGTGATTGTTTCTATCGATCAACAATCTCCTGACATTGCCCAGGGCGTAAATGAAGGCGAAGGGTTACATAAAGAACAAGGTGCCGGCGATCAAGGTATGATGTTTGGATATGCTACAAATGAAACTCCTGAATACATGCCTGCGACTCTCCAATATGCTCACTCAGTTTTGCGCAATCTTTCGAAGGCAAGAAAAGAAGGCAGTGTCAATTGGCTACGCCCAGACGCAAAATCTCAAGTGACTGTTGAATATCACAATGGAAAAATGAAGAGAATTGACACTGTCGTTGTAAGCACAATGCACGCAGATGGTGTTTCCCAAGAAACTATAAGAAATTTTGTAATTGAAAATATTATTAAAAAAACTATTCCTTCAAATCTGCTAGACTCAAATACAAAATACCATATAAATCCTACTGGAAAATTTGTAATTGGTGGCCCACAGGGAGATTGCGGATTAACAGGACGTAAAATTATTGTTGATACTTATGGTGGTCATGGTGCACATGGTGGTGGAGCATTTTCAGGAAAAGATCCCTCTAAAGTGGATCGTTCTGCAGCTTATATGGGCCGCTATATCGCTAAAAATATCGTCGCTGCGGGCTTAGCAGAAAGAGCTCTCGTACAAATTGCTTATGCAATCGGCGTAGCTCAACCTGTGAGCGTGAATGTAAATACCTATGGGACAGAAAAAGTTGAAAGAGCAAAAATTGAAAATGCTGTGAGAAAAGTATTTGATATGACTCCTTCAGGTATCGTAAAAACTTTTGATCTGTTAAATCCACAAAATAATAATTTCACATATCATGAAACCGCGTCCTACGGTCATTTTGGTAGGAATCATTTTCCTTGGGAAAAGCTAAATAAAATTGATGACCTTAAACACTGTGTTTAA
- a CDS encoding lipase family protein, producing the protein MKILFYSILIISFYSFSKKAIANENYLFCSKIDWVDVSTSWVLFNDGNYKTVSGKWIKPNLFKSDETISDLKKVCSRVFRNTDPNQISVSIKNRSLSWQQSIIDAEDNSIVYRTDMSKLNYKDVLDYRFLLALIYVSHFAYRTESGQKEADKEFNPYDLDYIYNKTGYKIIPYSVFKTKKANIHSVAFINHIDKVIILGYKGTSNQIDIKIDAQLMGSNVFQFQKFKQAIKEALQTHKDTVKLVKNIYPNYKEYKFVLTGHSLGGFYASIVAANKGLPARVFSSPSTHFNSGSLFNLFNIFKKYQFDNVINFVRYSDPVNAFSGRHVENRVYFYQSNQVNILQNHSLIAFINEIFEKKIAPYYYDLQPTYSKVKMPNNSSYFGLKKLVSFRGYASPNMFTNIREKYLNVCEQDFNIREEQDDFLIIDNPNKYRNYKNPTCQ; encoded by the coding sequence ATGAAAATACTATTTTATTCCATACTTATTATTTCTTTTTACTCTTTTAGCAAAAAAGCAATTGCTAATGAAAATTATTTATTCTGTAGTAAAATTGATTGGGTGGATGTCTCAACCAGCTGGGTACTCTTTAACGATGGGAACTATAAAACTGTTTCAGGAAAATGGATAAAGCCAAATCTATTTAAATCAGATGAGACTATAAGTGATTTAAAGAAAGTTTGTAGTAGAGTATTTCGCAATACTGACCCAAATCAAATAAGCGTATCTATTAAAAACAGAAGTCTATCATGGCAACAATCCATAATTGATGCTGAAGATAATTCAATTGTATACAGAACAGATATGAGCAAATTAAACTATAAAGATGTATTAGATTATCGCTTTTTACTTGCTCTTATCTACGTTTCACACTTCGCTTATCGCACTGAATCAGGCCAAAAAGAAGCCGATAAAGAGTTTAATCCTTATGATTTAGATTATATTTACAATAAAACTGGTTATAAAATAATTCCTTATTCAGTTTTTAAAACAAAAAAAGCAAATATCCACTCAGTTGCATTTATTAATCACATTGATAAAGTGATAATCTTAGGATATAAAGGAACAAGTAATCAAATTGATATAAAAATAGACGCCCAACTAATGGGTTCAAATGTATTTCAATTTCAAAAATTTAAACAAGCTATCAAAGAAGCATTGCAAACTCATAAAGACACAGTTAAACTCGTAAAAAATATTTACCCGAATTATAAAGAATATAAATTTGTTTTAACTGGACATTCACTCGGTGGTTTTTATGCATCTATAGTTGCTGCTAACAAAGGACTTCCTGCACGTGTATTTTCATCACCATCTACTCACTTTAATTCGGGATCTTTATTCAATTTATTTAATATATTTAAGAAGTATCAATTTGACAACGTAATAAATTTTGTAAGATATTCCGATCCAGTTAATGCATTTTCAGGACGACATGTAGAAAATAGAGTATATTTCTATCAATCTAATCAAGTTAATATTCTTCAAAATCATTCTTTAATTGCATTTATAAATGAAATCTTTGAGAAAAAAATTGCACCGTATTACTACGATCTTCAACCAACCTATTCCAAAGTGAAAATGCCGAATAATTCTTCATATTTTGGGTTAAAGAAATTAGTAAGTTTCAGAGGATACGCTTCACCAAATATGTTTACAAATATAAGAGAAAAATATCTCAATGTATGTGAACAAGATTTTAATATTAGAGAAGAACAAGATGATTTTTTAATTATTGACAACCCAAATAAATATAGAAACTATAAAAATCCAACTTGCCAATAA